Below is a window of Ornithodoros turicata isolate Travis chromosome 7, ASM3712646v1, whole genome shotgun sequence DNA.
cttggtgtatccccgaacattacagtataGATATATGGCATCGCTGTcatgtgaagttctgttcaatttcggcagaAAATGAACTTTTTGCATACACAAACCTCGCCAGACGCAATTCACGCCGTACGATATGGTTGGGGAGAGAGCAAACAGAGGGCTCTGACAGGTATTTTtgggatactgtttcttcgatattttgaagaattgtcccagtaattcttgtgattcttaAAGTAGGGTTTATTGGTAATTAGTAGCCGGTCATTAGTTCATCGTGTATTgcttaggtatcacgtgacgtGAGTACTCCAATCATAGCTTATTTTTTCTAATCTATGTTGTAAtaataattaacgcgctttgagtgcttaggctctgtGCGcagcatcacacaggcaaacactaccagcTCGTACACAGAAACAgcggggtcaaatttcactttataGTTCCTTTAAGAATAACCAATGACGAAATATAGACGATGGCTCTCGATCTGTAGTTCTTGTTGTCTTGGGTTTTTCTCTAATCGGTTGTCACGTAGCATTTCGCCACCACGCATCTACCATTAACCATAGAACACTACGCATTATGCGGAGGTGCGGAAAATGAgcgtgagggggggggggggaggggtctcCAGTGGAAGAAGATGTGAGGAGCTCATGTACACACATAAGTCTACGTTTACTAGCCTTTAATCAAAGCTGAATATTTGAATACGCTGACACAATCGTTCCGTGCTCTGGAAATGAACGTGCCTGGAGCAGGCTGCCAATGCCCATGTATGGTTAAAACATTCCTCTTTGTAGCCGTGTGATATCATTCCGAATGCATGGTTTCGCAACAGACCCGAAGTTGCTCTCGCTGAGCCTGCATACGTGTTGGGCTTCGTTATGTTTAGACTTGCACATTTCCTGCAGTGACGCTAATAGAGTCCGGTGACGTTCGGTTGTATGTGCGTTAAAGTTCCGGCAGTGGGACTGTTTGCCTACGCGCGCATTTTTTTACGTACGCTAACTTCACGCGTTCATAACAAAGGAAAAAACCTTATAAGCAGCTTCTGAGCTGAACATTTTCACACGGAGGCCCCGTCTTTCCAGTGACTGTCACCACCTCCAGAGAGCCATCATGATGCTCATGGGCAAGACCGCTCTTCTCTGCAGCCTCCTGGTAGTGGGTaagacgcgtttttttttttcttcttatctACAAGGGCGTAGCGACAGGTGGGCAAGGGGGACGTGCCCATCCCTTCCTGCCGACCTAAGGCCACTTATGAAAAATGCGCATTCTTTATTCACCGGTCGTCATTTATGTCTGGGTGACTTATTATTAGGTCACATCCATATGAACCTCTGACTACCCAGTTTGCACAGTCGGCAGCATTCATCTCCAGGAGAAGAGGTGAGGGGGTTGCCCTCTGCCCCTTGGGAGCACTTTTTGCCTCCCCCTTGAGAAAAATTCTGGGAACGCTCATGCTTAGCAACTCATTCTGTGAGCGTGGCAACCGCAGTCGCAGAGTCGTGGCAACCGTAGTCGCGTTTGTATCCGTGGACTTTTTCGTACTGGTTGCAGCATATCAGCTTAGCTtcgtggaatagcaagccgacctctgtctggctgactttttctttctttttttttcttaataaacataccccccccccccatcctgGTAATTCGCACGGTATTATTGGGGTCATATCTGGCTCAGCAAGGTATTGGTCACCATGAGTTACTGTGGATTTTCAAGTTATGCAGCGTATCATATTACGAGAATCTAGTGGGCATCTAGTGGGGGTTCGGATGTCCTGATGTCCCTAATTTCTGACGTCACCGGGTGCTTTAAATGGTATTAGATTGTCGCGGGGGGTAGCGGATTAAAGACAACAAGTGCTAGATGGTAGATAAGAGGCCCTTACTTTTCGTGGGCGCAATTAGGAATGAGTCTGCGCGTCCACAAGTCGCTGCCCATACAAGTGCCCCTGCCTAGACCGCAGTTGGCCAACACGGATGCCACTGAGGCGAGTGAAGAGGGCTGTAGAGCAGGGATGGCTGAGTTGGTGGAAGGAGTCGAATGGCCGGAGGACCAAGGGCCCAACGAACGGTGCGAGCTGGTACGACCGCATGTGAAGGAGGGCTCCGAGAAGAGGGCCCTGTCAAGATGGTGGCTGGTGAAGGGTCTTCCATGAAGGTGGGATTGACACGGTCGATGAAGACGACCTCCAGACGGCCAGGGAGTTTAAGAGTTATCGTCCTGTTCTGGCAGGAGTGAACCGGAAAAAGACCATATAGTAGGGAGGTTGAAGGGGTCAGCGAGTGCACGTCATGGCCTGAGCTCGGCGCAGTAAGCCTGGAGGCGCCTTGCGAATTGTAGAGCGTCTGGCGCAGGCGGTGCAACGGACGAAAAGTCGAAGAAAGGTCGAGTCAGGTCAGATGGTGACACGGATAGGTATACTCTGGGGCTGCACGAACGCCAAGAAGAATGAAGGGTAAATGATATAACAGCCGAAACCGTCGTCACCGATTTCCTCTCAACGTGGGCGCCGCGCTTCTGTGCACCGGCTATCATCACCACCGACCGCGTGCGGCAATTCACATCCCGCCTCTTTGCAATTCCTTTACGGTTTCTTTGGTGTTCGTCATCATCTGACCACCGCGTACCATTCCAGCGCCAATGGAATCGTACAACGCCTCCATCGCACGCTGAAGACCGCCTGACGCGTCACCGTGGATCCCACGCATTGGGTGGAGCGTTTACTGCTCTTCTTCTTGGCGTTCGTACGGCCACAACAGCAGACCTCTCCGTCTCTCCATCCGCGCGACCAGACTCTCGTGCCCTTGCGCCTGCCCGGACAATTCCTCGACCCTTAGCTCGTTGCACCACCTGCGTCTGACCCTCTACAATTCGCAACGCGCCTCCAGGTTTGCTGCGCCAAGctcagaccccccccccccccccccccgcgccaTTCCTCCCGACGTCTGTTGATGCACGCAGAGCCGGGTGCATGAACCGCCTCCTATGTCATCCTTCGGCATGACGCCACTCGACGGCCCCTCTAACCTCCCTACGACGGTCCCTTTCCAGTCCCCTCCCGCCAAAACAAGACGATCTCTCTCAAACTCCCTGGCCGTCTGGAAGTCGTCCCCATTAACGTGTCAAGCCCGCCCTTCTGGATGACCCTTCACCAGCCGCCATCTCGACAGGGCCCCTTCTCGGCGCCCTTCTTAATcttgttcctaatcttccgtcggACCCGTCCGTAAAcaaggcggatgaacacgaaattgaaaGCCGGATAGCttatccaaagagcgcattgctgCACTGCTTCACACAAGAAATATATAAACAGAcgccgattaattactcgaaaaagtcactgtcggcgcgtttttttttttcctttgagtattttttgctgaaggtcCCAATACGTCGAAAAGAGgctccgtaagcgtgcgaagtaaaatttaaaaggtaggatgtttatttaatcagcgcgcgtatgcaaatgagccgctgaCTACTCAGGTCATGGCTGAtctcccaaggatctttactgaaaagaaagttcttcaatggcgccacctgtttacgaattattcagcctgcgtgaaacacccggtatatcaaGAGGACTGCTGATTAAAGTGCAATAGCATCTGGATTCAAACCGCGCAAGATCGTGCCGCGCAATAATAGCCCGAAGTGCGGTACAAACCTGAATTGTAATTATGCAATGAGACAAGTGACACCGAAATGCGTGTTGCAATCGAGATGGTCACATCATTGGCCATATGCTCACCGTTGCAGGATGCATGGCTGATAATAAAGACGACGCCAACTCGTACATGGACAGAGTCGCTCACGACTTCCTTCCTAGCAGCGTCAAATCCATGAGCCTGGACCCTCACAAGTTGGACGACTTCGACGTTAAAATCGAGGGAACCTCCTTTCCGTACAGCAGAGAGTTCCATGCCAAGCTTAGGGAGGGAACCTTGAACGGATTGTCGAACGTGGTCTCCCGTGACGGCGATTGTAGCAGCTGGAAGAGTGACAATGTCACAGTCGGATGTCACATTCTCTTGGGTGGTATCAAGGCTGAGTACCAGGTCACTTCTAAAGGGGATGAACTTTTTGGctcaacaaaggagtacacggccgTCCTGGAGGTAACCAAGATCAAGGTGTCGCTGGAAATTACGAAACACTCAAGTAAGAGTTGTAGAGCTACATACAAGTCACAGGTACACCTTGATTCAGGTGGTTCCATAAGCACGTGCTTTTTTAGTCAGTTAGAACTTAGAAAGAAACCAAATTACATATGAATAGAAGCAATGCCCACAAGCCACATGCATGTATGTTTATTTCCCAATTTCCCATAATCGATTCTTTGAACCATTGGCGGGAAGTAAACATACATGCACATGACTTGCTAATGGCGCGGCTTACGGAAcctgaatatagtccaattgccgggagtagacatctttactagtttgaaccgcaccggctttcaacaaacataacaaatcCACTTACGGAACCACCGGGATATAAGGTGCACCTTGGGGAGATAAGGCTGATATACAACAATGATTGCACAAATATTTTCTGTAATGGGATATCGGGATTCCACAGTTGCGTGCACGTGCACACCGTATGCTAAACGACGGATGGCAATGTGGTTAAAAAGTCTATATTAAAAAGTGAATAAGAAGCCTGTGATTAAACTGTCTAAACGGTACACTGGAGCTGTTTTGATTTCTGTTTGTTgatgtattattatttttagaCAAACCTGCATACGTGAGGACCTTCGAAATCCAAAGCATGGAGCTGAGTTTCGTTACTTCCAAGGTTCTGCAGCTTAACCAGGGAAGGACGGAAATGTACCACGCAAAGGCGAAGCAACAGGTGCAAAACAACATCCGGGAATTGCTATCCGGATCGTTCAGAGTGGCCCTCCAGCTCTCCGCTCAGTCTGTACCGCTGAACAACTAATGTGCATTTACGGTCCGAATCTTAGTTGAAACGGGATATACTGAACGGTAATGTTGCGGTGTCCCGTGAGTGTTTAAATACAATAAAGAAAATTTGCAAAGTATGAAAACACGTAGATTGGATGTTTGAACACACGTATCTAGAAGTATACGGCTAACTGAAAAGGCAGCCGCCGGTGCCGATTCTGTAAGCCGCGCTTACAGAATTGACCAACGGCAGAATATCGGGCCCTCGTGTCTCCTTATGACTCCTGCCGAAAGAGTTCATGTTTTTCAATACTCTATCCGATACTTCGCACTATAACACAATTTACAAGTACACAAGGTGCACAAAACAGGAACCCGACATTGCTGCTAACATGTTAACCACTGACGTTTCTGATGTTTGCATTTAAGCATGCATTTTGCTGAGGTGATGAATGATGAAAACAGATGATGGTGCTCAGCATGCATCATGCACGAACCAGTCACGAACGCACCTTTTCACTTTTGCAACGTGCGTCCCTTGCATTGATATTCTTTATTGAAAGACTCAGACTGAAGACAAAAGAAATAATTTAATCAACCagttgcacatttctttgtcATCAGTTCATCAGCGATCAAAAATCGTACTTCGTTAATCAGTCTGGCGCTGCTTTGTCAATCAATCAACGACAGCAAGCGGGAAAGTGGAAGATATAGCCTCCCTTTAACATATATGTAAAGGGGTACGAATCGCATTCGCGTGTTGCTGCGTAGAGGTCATTCCTGCTGCAGATTCAACAGTTTTAAGCACACATTTTAAATACAGCAGCAGTTGCAGCACTGAGGTTCTGCATAGAGCTTGCATTCGCAAAAGCAGTTTCAGCATTTATTGGTCGTGAGTTGCTTTATTCCAAAGTGAAACTGTATCGCGTTAGAAATACTTGCATGATTCACCACACAGAGATATAGTATGTGCTTTGCAGAGTTCCGAGATGAACTGCTGCTCTCGCGCGTAATAATTCACTCGCACTTGACGCCGTCAGCATGATAGCTCGGCATTTTTTAATAATAACTCTGTCTGACAGTCAGCCATTTTCTGAACGGAAGGAACGGTATAAAAACAGGCGTCTTTCTGAAAGAGTCTGAGATACTCTCGCGGCCGCTGCCAAGCTCTTCAGCCAAGCTGCAAAAGGAACGACAGCGTGATGTTCCAGTATCTTCTGCTTAGCGTCCTAGCAACAGGTAAGCCAGGAGCAGTTCATTTCCCCGTATgaaccctacactctaagaaaaaaaggagtacttttactccttttggggactaaatgcattgccacaaaaaatagtccatttcaggagtaaatgcacgggagtaaatgaatgtcacaaagtggagactgcatttcacgcgctgttgtaggagtcccaggtacataattggtgtgcatgcatgaaaatacttcgaagcaaaccgtcaaccgtgatatatcgagtgatataaaatcttgcgccatactagggcacaatttgcgaagaaagatgcgctaattgtttcttactctgtgtgggaggaaaattgctacgttgtctgagttatacagccttatgtcgttcaaattgaccaatggcacatatttacgtagactgttgcattcaggagaccattcgcgaagtttagtgacaatttgcagtcctggggagtaaatgtcgggaccaAATGTCGgattaggggactaaaatggggagtaattgcagactaggggagtagaagctgcaattactcccagttttactcctttttttcttagagcgtacGGGTTTCCGTGCACGAATGACAGTATCCACTTCGCGCGCTTACTTTTGATGTCTTTGTTCGTAGGTAGTAGAtaggtgggggaggggggggagggagggCGTTCTGGGAAATCGAACGTAACGAAGTAGAATGATCTCTAACGCGCTTACTGTTACAGGGGTAGAATAGCTTGATGCACGCGACAACAGCATCACGTGATAGATCAACGACGTACGCGTGATACTTTTATGGTATCTCCGACTGGTACCACTGGTACCAATGCTCTAAGCCAGAGCGCTTCGGGATGGTGGAAGTAAGAAACAACTGCCGAAGGTGTTGTCTGAGCGCTCTAGAGCGATCGGTGGCAGCCAGTTCAAGATGCCATTAGGGTGACTTATCGGGACCTTGACTTTGAGACGGAGGCGCGCTTCTGTGCCAAGTCATAGCTCAGAAATCGTAGGGGCTACGCTCGTCTTTGACCGCTCGAACGATTCACAATAACGAGCTCTACAACCATGAAGTGTAAAAACGGTAAACTGATAAAAGTAACACAGTGCAAAATTGGGAAAAGCGGCGAGAATTTCGACATACGATATCGACCTAACGTCGAAACATCGCATCGCTTGTAAAGAAAGCACGTAAAACGATACAAAACTCACGGGTGCTAGAAGAAACAACACAAAATGCCGTTCACAATATGGAGGCGTTGAGCGGTGCCGAAGAAAGTGTTGCAAAGCTATATACAGCGCGCGGCGTCAACGTCGGCGCACACAAACGGAACAGACGTATTCTACGCATAGCGGATACGTACCGCCGCTTTGCTAGTCCGCATTTTCTTTTATTGCCGAGTTTTAATATAACGTACACTATCGCCTGTGCGCAGgtataagggatagcgtggtggttcagCCTAATGCGCAAAGTTCTCTTTATGCTCAGCGCATGCGCATAACCACCGACACTATcgcttacgcacgcaaaggcgatagcgtacaatatACTGAAACTCTCTGTTGCCGTTTAAAGTCTATTTAATCAAGAAATGATGTTTGTTTCCGTATGTTGCAGCCGCTTTCGCAGGTGACGACGATGATACAACCAGGTACATGGATAATGTATTGAAGAACTACCTGCCCGAAAATATGAAACGCAATCAGCTGGAATACGCCCGGTTGCCCCCATTCAACGTCAGGATGGGGGAAGACGCGGAGCCTTTCGTATTCGGCAAAGGCCTCCTTTTTGACCTCATGGGGCGATTGCAGCGCGACGGGAACTGTAGCCCTTCACAGTGGTACTTAGCGAATGTGACCTTCGGCTGCTACCTGGCCACTGATGACCTCCGTGCTCACTACGACGTGTCTTCTGAAAAGGAGGAGGACAAGAAACTTTTCTCGGCTGACTTGCTGACGGAGAACACCACCATATGGGTCGTGGTCACCCAAAGGAAACGTACGTGCAGCTTCTCCAAGGGGGGGCAAGCTGCGTTAAAGGCACGGTCGTATCCGTTCCAGTCGTTTTAGAAACtgtatagtgtcattttattccttctGGATGACTGACCacggtagaaaaaaaaaaaaagaaaaacacgcgAAATAGTGCCATAGTTTGACTGCTATTCGACGGGATACGTGACTCCGAGGAGACGACGGGTATTGAGGGTCGGAATACAGTCTCTGGAAAAACCAGACAACATATTGGGAGGCGTaaaccttttttgtgacaatcatgtCATTcataactgccacaaaaaaggcgttcgcctccccttttcaacaaattaggggacCAAATGATATACGTacatgcggtgaagctcatttttaagagtgtgtagtGGCATGCATGTCGATTACGAGCTGTGCGGTAGAGGTGGCACTGCAGTGTTTTGTACGGCTGTAAACTGCGACATGGTTTTCTTGTACAAGGCTCTTACATCGAAATCTGTTCTAAAAACACCAATATTAGTCACGTGTCCCAGCTTTTTTTTCAGGGATATATTGGAATTCTGTAGAGGTTGTTCGAAACCCCTATCAGATGAAGAGTTCAATGAGCACTcgcttcatcacatagcacgctgaaggccaatcaTGGCACAGAATGATACTCCGCCTTTATGGAAAGTACGGGGTgtatacgtctttttgtgatacttatgtCACTTGTGTCATtggggatgacggttggctgggatcgtgctatgcggcaACGTCCTGTATTAGTGACTCACATAATACCTAAGCCAAGGCGGCAAAGTGTGGCATCTCTACAACTCAGCCACCGTGATAGATACGGCTGCCTTAACGTGTTACGGACGTTATTGAACTATCTCGTAGAAGCTCCATCCGCCGTTCTCACATGTCGCAGTAGAAAGTTTATTGCGCAATAGGCAGCCATCCAAGCACACATGTTGGCAGGAGACCCAAGACAAACGCGCCTCACACATTTAGCCCAGCGGAAAACCATTATTTGTATTAGATTGGGTACCCGAAATTTTGAGGCGGAGTCGTGTTCATACTTTGAAAGACCGTGGCTGTAGGTGTCATGGCGGCTCCAGGTCTTGGACGTTGGGAGGCGGCATCGCCTCCTTACAGATCCCTTGCTCTTGCacatttctttctctctcatAGCCTTCCTTACAGTCACCGTGGACGAGGCTTTTTTTATCCTGCCGTGACTATCCCGTTGGcacacacactcttagaaatgaacttcaccacatagcacgccccaagccaagcatcatcccgagtgacatccttctcttacatgatttgtggaaaacgggaggcgtacgcctttttgtgacaattaacatttctgcataagtgtcacaaaaaggcgtacg
It encodes the following:
- the LOC135399765 gene encoding uncharacterized protein LOC135399765, with translation MFQYLLLSVLATAAFAGDDDDTTRYMDNVLKNYLPENMKRNQLEYARLPPFNVRMGEDAEPFVFGKGLLFDLMGRLQRDGNCSPSQWYLANVTFGCYLATDDLRAHYDVSSEKEEDKKLFSADLLTENTTIWVVVTQRKPKPVHVNVDVHRLGVTLHLSKKPDLDEEKLKWFINTVKSAVKQRITDVLTGPFRTALEQSVETLPIPLPSLR
- the LOC135399764 gene encoding uncharacterized protein LOC135399764; its protein translation is MMLMGKTALLCSLLVVGCMADNKDDANSYMDRVAHDFLPSSVKSMSLDPHKLDDFDVKIEGTSFPYSREFHAKLREGTLNGLSNVVSRDGDCSSWKSDNVTVGCHILLGGIKAEYQVTSKGDELFGSTKEYTAVLEVTKIKVSLEITKHSNKPAYVRTFEIQSMELSFVTSKVLQLNQGRTEMYHAKAKQQVQNNIRELLSGSFRVALQLSAQSVPLNN